A portion of the Bacillus sp. 2205SS5-2 genome contains these proteins:
- a CDS encoding sporulation protein Cse60 — MIQVKVFDFEHEKDLEKEVNSFLTDFPSRDIVDIKFNVAVSTEAGEQFYCFSAMVIYRD; from the coding sequence ATGATACAAGTAAAAGTGTTCGATTTTGAACATGAGAAAGACTTAGAAAAAGAAGTGAATTCTTTTTTAACTGATTTTCCTTCACGAGATATTGTGGATATCAAATTCAATGTAGCCGTCTCGACGGAAGCAGGAGAACAATTTTATTGTTTTTCGGCTATGGTCATATATAGGGATTAG
- a CDS encoding H-type small acid-soluble spore protein, whose translation MDLRRAKQIYSSSADITVKYNGTPVWIDSINEDGQMATVHLRGPLEERTEVAISDLHEG comes from the coding sequence ATGGACTTAAGAAGAGCGAAACAAATCTATTCTTCATCAGCTGACATCACTGTGAAATATAATGGGACTCCTGTATGGATTGATAGTATTAATGAAGATGGACAAATGGCTACCGTACATTTGCGAGGACCGCTAGAAGAAAGAACAGAGGTTGCGATTTCAGATTTGCATGAAGGCTGA
- a CDS encoding rhodanese-like domain-containing protein: MEQVKTITPQELESKLKKGEELYIVDVREDEEVAEGMVKEAKHIPMGNIPESLDQFDKEKEYVFVCRSGRRSENVCYFMKDQGFKVVNMEGGMLEWAGETQQKR, encoded by the coding sequence ATGGAACAGGTAAAAACCATTACACCTCAAGAATTAGAAAGTAAACTTAAAAAAGGCGAAGAACTTTATATCGTCGATGTCCGTGAAGATGAAGAAGTGGCAGAAGGAATGGTTAAAGAAGCCAAGCATATTCCAATGGGAAACATTCCTGAGTCATTGGATCAATTTGATAAAGAAAAAGAATATGTGTTTGTCTGTCGCTCTGGTCGCCGAAGCGAAAATGTTTGTTACTTTATGAAGGACCAAGGCTTTAAAGTAGTGAATATGGAAGGCGGCATGTTAGAGTGGGCTGGGGAAACTCAACAGAAACGATAA